Proteins encoded by one window of Lutibacter sp. A64:
- a CDS encoding aminotransferase class I/II-fold pyridoxal phosphate-dependent enzyme has translation MSNKPANNIQDLQYFGEFGGVNPSISDSATYTFLHAKTMLDTFEGHAEGCYLYSRHTSPSNLFLSEALAAMEFTETANVAASGMGAITSVFLQVCNAGDHIVSSRTIYGGSYAFLKNFAPKFNIATTFIDITSLEAIENAITTQTKMIYCEAISNPLLEIANIAKLSKIAKKYNILLVVDNTFSPLVISPQKLGADITIHSLTKFINGTNDTVGGVVCGSQKFIDSLRSVNDGAAMLLGPVMDSLRASSILKNLRTLHIRMKKHSENALYLAEHFEKDGLKVVYPGLKSHPDHQLFKTMHNKEYGFGGILTIDVGNLNKANELMELMQHENLGYLAVSLGFYKTLFSASGTSTSSEIPEEEQEKMGLSEGIVRFSIGLDNDIERTYRAMRMCMKKVGVL, from the coding sequence ATGAGTAATAAACCAGCAAATAACATTCAAGATTTACAATACTTTGGAGAATTTGGAGGCGTAAATCCTTCAATTTCAGATTCAGCAACCTACACTTTTTTACATGCTAAAACTATGCTTGATACTTTTGAGGGTCATGCAGAAGGTTGTTATTTGTATTCACGACATACAAGTCCGAGTAATTTATTTTTAAGTGAAGCCTTGGCTGCTATGGAGTTTACAGAAACAGCCAATGTAGCCGCTTCTGGAATGGGAGCAATAACATCTGTTTTTTTGCAAGTTTGCAATGCGGGAGATCATATTGTATCAAGTAGAACCATTTATGGAGGAAGTTATGCTTTTCTAAAAAACTTTGCTCCAAAATTTAATATAGCGACTACTTTTATTGATATTACATCGCTAGAAGCAATAGAAAATGCAATAACTACACAAACCAAAATGATTTATTGTGAGGCAATTAGCAATCCTTTATTAGAAATAGCAAATATTGCTAAATTGTCTAAAATAGCAAAAAAATACAATATTTTATTGGTGGTAGATAATACTTTTTCTCCTTTGGTAATTTCTCCTCAAAAGTTAGGTGCAGATATTACAATTCATAGTTTAACAAAATTTATAAATGGAACAAATGATACCGTTGGAGGTGTGGTTTGTGGTAGTCAAAAATTTATAGATAGTTTGCGAAGTGTAAATGATGGAGCTGCTATGTTATTAGGCCCGGTAATGGATAGTTTACGTGCTTCTAGTATTTTAAAAAATTTAAGAACACTTCATATTAGAATGAAGAAACATAGTGAAAATGCCTTGTATTTAGCAGAACATTTTGAAAAAGACGGATTAAAAGTTGTTTATCCAGGTCTTAAAAGTCATCCAGATCACCAATTATTTAAAACAATGCATAATAAAGAGTATGGTTTTGGTGGAATTTTAACTATTGATGTTGGAAATTTAAACAAAGCCAATGAATTAATGGAGTTGATGCAACATGAAAATTTAGGTTATTTAGCCGTAAGTTTAGGTTTTTATAAAACGTTATTTAGCGCTTCAGGAACAAGTACTTCCTCTGAAATTCCTGAAGAAGAACAAGAAAAAATGGGACTTTCAGAAGGTATTGTTCGTTTTTCTATTGGGTTGGATAATGATATTGAACGTACTTACCGTGCCATGAGAATGTGTATGAAAAAAGTAGGAGTTTTATAA